From a single Sphingobium lignivorans genomic region:
- a CDS encoding HK97 family phage prohead protease: MQTKALTIKDMDKTGRGLAVIAQLSAIDSDDDTYAPGAFAWKEGGHQWASILPAHDRKHVSLGKVRVYEDGDFAMAEMMFNLDIAAAKDWHSAIMFDLEHGRPVQEYSYGYDALRHRKVQRGSKVVRELRQLDVQEVSPVLRGAGTGTRTLTMKNAGLKEERFIQLMQDLDDVGAFIHANPAALSATGLKQLADIHTALGKALTSPDATDDDNAADLALGDYMRITSRTHLRDRS, translated from the coding sequence ATGCAGACCAAGGCGCTGACCATCAAGGACATGGACAAGACCGGCCGGGGGCTCGCGGTGATCGCGCAGCTCTCGGCCATCGACAGCGATGACGACACTTATGCGCCCGGCGCGTTCGCCTGGAAGGAGGGCGGTCACCAGTGGGCATCGATCCTCCCGGCGCACGACCGCAAGCATGTCTCGCTGGGCAAGGTGCGCGTCTATGAAGACGGCGATTTCGCCATGGCCGAAATGATGTTCAATCTCGACATCGCCGCAGCGAAGGACTGGCACAGCGCGATCATGTTCGATCTGGAGCATGGGCGTCCCGTCCAGGAATACAGCTATGGCTACGACGCGCTCCGGCACCGCAAGGTGCAGCGGGGATCGAAGGTGGTGCGGGAGTTGCGCCAGCTGGATGTCCAGGAAGTCTCGCCGGTGCTGCGCGGCGCCGGCACCGGGACGCGCACCCTCACGATGAAGAATGCCGGCCTGAAGGAGGAGCGCTTCATCCAGCTCATGCAGGACCTGGACGATGTCGGCGCCTTCATCCATGCCAATCCGGCCGCGCTCTCCGCGACCGGCCTGAAGCAGCTCGCGGACATCCATACCGCGCTCGGCAAGGCGCTCACGTCGCCGGACGCCACCGACGATGACAATGCCGCCGACCTCGCGCTGGGCGACTACATGCGGATCACTTCCCGCACCCATCTGCGCGACCGGTCCTGA
- a CDS encoding phage major capsid protein gives MSVKNLTLKEAREKLGAKQDELGEVFAEAKTDDGGLDFNKVSCLGENVKGSIAVAEKVKAMNAELDELAAYAETLEAAEDAALKHAGREKARGGFRQPGVSKGNYPSAEARFKALGEMAFEQKAFKDWMEKGAPSGITFSIDDIWPTDMLAVAASFETIGAKALMATTAGYAPEVMRQPGFVDALTRPIQLLDIIPTFQTDQASVKYMEETTRTHAAAEVAEGGAYAESAFAFTEKDSPVRKIGDSLPVTDEQLEDVPMMQGYINTRLPFGVRQRLDGQILIGNGTAPNLRGLKNLVGIQTQAKATDPTIDAFYKAMTKIRLTGRSIPTHHLIHPLDWQNIRLTRTTDGVYIFGSPSEAGADRLWGLPVVQPDADAAGTGYTGSFRPDTVSLHEKRGVELQVGYVGTQFVEGKRTVRGDMRAALVWWRPPAFCSVTGI, from the coding sequence ATGTCGGTGAAGAATCTGACCCTGAAGGAAGCGCGCGAGAAGCTCGGCGCCAAGCAGGACGAGCTGGGCGAGGTATTCGCAGAAGCGAAGACGGACGATGGCGGCCTTGATTTCAACAAGGTCAGCTGCCTGGGCGAGAATGTGAAGGGCTCGATCGCCGTGGCCGAGAAGGTCAAGGCGATGAACGCGGAACTCGACGAGCTGGCTGCCTACGCCGAGACGCTGGAAGCCGCCGAGGACGCGGCCCTCAAGCATGCCGGTCGGGAGAAGGCGCGCGGCGGCTTCCGGCAGCCGGGCGTGAGCAAGGGCAATTATCCCTCCGCCGAGGCGCGCTTCAAGGCGCTCGGCGAAATGGCCTTCGAGCAGAAGGCGTTCAAGGACTGGATGGAAAAGGGTGCCCCCAGCGGCATCACCTTCAGCATCGACGATATCTGGCCGACCGACATGCTGGCGGTTGCCGCTAGTTTCGAGACCATCGGCGCCAAGGCCCTGATGGCGACCACGGCGGGCTACGCCCCGGAAGTGATGCGCCAGCCCGGTTTCGTCGACGCGCTCACCCGGCCGATCCAGCTCCTCGACATCATCCCGACCTTCCAGACCGATCAGGCGTCGGTGAAATATATGGAGGAGACCACCCGCACCCATGCCGCCGCCGAGGTGGCCGAGGGCGGGGCCTATGCCGAATCCGCCTTCGCCTTCACCGAGAAGGACAGCCCGGTCCGCAAGATCGGCGACAGCCTCCCGGTGACCGACGAGCAGCTGGAAGACGTGCCCATGATGCAGGGCTACATCAACACGCGCCTGCCGTTCGGCGTGCGCCAGCGGCTCGACGGCCAGATCCTCATCGGCAATGGCACCGCGCCGAACCTGCGCGGCCTCAAGAACCTCGTGGGCATCCAGACGCAGGCCAAGGCCACCGACCCGACGATCGACGCCTTCTACAAGGCGATGACGAAGATCCGGCTGACGGGCCGCTCGATCCCGACGCATCATCTCATCCACCCGCTGGACTGGCAGAACATCCGCCTGACGCGCACCACCGACGGCGTCTACATCTTCGGCTCTCCCAGCGAGGCCGGCGCGGACCGCCTCTGGGGTCTGCCCGTCGTGCAGCCCGACGCGGACGCCGCCGGAACCGGCTACACCGGATCGTTCCGGCCGGACACGGTCAGCCTGCACGAGAAGCGCGGGGTGGAGCTGCAGGTCGGCTATGTCGGCACCCAGTTCGTCGAGGGCAAGCGCACCGTGCGCGGGGACATGCGCGCCGCGCTCGTCTGGTGGCGCCCCCCCGCCTTCTGCTCGGTCACCGGCATCTGA
- a CDS encoding DUF2786 domain-containing protein, with amino-acid sequence MDKALLAKIRKCLALARSANEHEAAAARASRTVKPPKWEALLCQAVRRALGVIVFLDARGDRTYVGRAPAPEIAAYAFAVLFRQLKAARADYIARHLKRCKPGRKRQRADIFCEGWASSVYRKIADLLPERPEDGLVSQYLAERHPGLVQVDVRGAAMKGRSVWDDWSRGHSAGSKVDLHTGVGGSAAPLMLQ; translated from the coding sequence ATGGACAAGGCCTTGCTCGCCAAGATCAGGAAGTGTCTGGCGCTGGCGCGTAGTGCCAACGAGCACGAAGCTGCGGCCGCGCGTGCCTCGCGGACGGTCAAGCCGCCCAAGTGGGAGGCGCTGCTTTGCCAGGCGGTGCGGCGTGCGCTTGGCGTCATCGTCTTTCTCGATGCGCGCGGCGACCGGACCTATGTGGGTCGCGCCCCGGCGCCCGAGATCGCCGCTTATGCCTTCGCCGTGCTGTTCCGCCAGTTGAAAGCGGCACGGGCTGACTACATCGCGCGACACCTCAAGCGGTGCAAGCCGGGCCGGAAGCGGCAGCGCGCGGACATTTTCTGCGAAGGCTGGGCCTCCTCGGTCTATCGCAAGATCGCCGACCTGCTGCCGGAACGGCCTGAGGACGGACTTGTCAGTCAGTATCTCGCCGAGCGCCATCCTGGGCTCGTGCAGGTCGACGTGCGCGGCGCGGCGATGAAGGGTCGCAGCGTTTGGGATGACTGGTCGCGTGGTCATTCTGCCGGCTCGAAGGTCGATCTCCATACCGGTGTGGGGGGCAGCGCTGCGCCGCTGATGCTCCAATGA
- a CDS encoding phage morphogenesis protein yields the protein MARKTLDWRGPAVTAKLRQAQIVGINGTMGACVVHAKSSHAWKNRTGVLEGGIDIVDYAAPEGTGVRGVWGVRDVRYALIHELGGVIKARRAKALAFELPDGSLRFAGSVTIPARPYLRPAADVHYPGLAGRIRTVYEREEGQGNG from the coding sequence ATGGCCCGCAAGACGCTCGACTGGAGAGGCCCCGCCGTCACCGCCAAGTTGCGGCAGGCGCAGATCGTGGGGATCAACGGCACGATGGGCGCGTGCGTTGTCCATGCAAAGTCGAGCCACGCATGGAAGAACCGCACCGGCGTGCTCGAAGGCGGCATAGACATCGTGGACTATGCCGCGCCGGAAGGGACCGGCGTTCGCGGCGTGTGGGGCGTGCGCGATGTGCGCTATGCGCTGATCCACGAGCTGGGCGGCGTCATCAAGGCGCGCCGCGCCAAGGCGCTGGCCTTCGAGCTGCCGGACGGGAGCCTGCGTTTTGCCGGTTCGGTCACCATCCCGGCGCGCCCCTATCTGCGGCCGGCGGCCGACGTCCACTATCCCGGCCTCGCCGGTCGCATCCGCACGGTATATGAGCGCGAGGAAGGCCAGGGCAATGGCTGA
- the gp17 gene encoding tail completion protein gp17, translating to MADLISAIVALLKADSPVAALAGERVFGGELPPDEAKQMPRHALVVVPSGGPSLTGRSYAEHDSQRLDLFAYGATPSDAAVLLQAGALALRRARRQVRAGILLHSITVAGGFSAGRDPDAAWPRAFQSFQVLHALTEV from the coding sequence ATGGCTGACCTGATCTCTGCGATCGTGGCGCTGCTCAAGGCGGACAGTCCCGTGGCGGCGCTCGCCGGTGAGCGGGTCTTCGGTGGAGAGCTGCCGCCGGACGAGGCCAAGCAGATGCCGCGCCACGCGCTGGTGGTGGTGCCCTCCGGCGGCCCGTCGCTGACCGGCAGAAGCTACGCCGAGCATGACAGCCAACGGCTCGACCTCTTCGCCTATGGTGCCACGCCGAGTGATGCAGCCGTGCTGCTGCAAGCTGGCGCATTGGCACTGCGCCGGGCGCGACGGCAGGTGCGCGCGGGCATCCTCCTCCATTCGATCACCGTTGCCGGCGGCTTCTCGGCCGGACGCGATCCCGACGCAGCGTGGCCGCGCGCTTTCCAGTCCTTTCAGGTCCTACACGCATTGACGGAGGTTTAG